The proteins below are encoded in one region of Geobacter sp.:
- the def gene encoding peptide deformylase: MPVQNILLYPHPILKKMARPVNRLDDEIAGLVQDLIDTMREGPGSVGVAAPQIGVSLRVCVVDVSANRHGKENNHGLLVLVNPEIVEREGGAIMREGCMSVPDYTGDVERATRIRLRFRTADGSEQEIEASGFEAVAIQHEMDHLDGVLFLDRIVSLKTGLFRRKNYR; the protein is encoded by the coding sequence ATGCCCGTCCAGAATATTCTCCTCTATCCCCATCCCATCCTGAAGAAGATGGCCCGGCCGGTAAACCGTCTCGACGACGAGATCGCCGGTCTCGTCCAGGACCTGATCGACACCATGCGCGAAGGCCCCGGCTCCGTTGGTGTGGCGGCACCACAGATCGGCGTGTCGCTGCGCGTCTGCGTGGTGGACGTTTCCGCCAACCGGCACGGCAAGGAGAACAACCACGGCCTCTTGGTGCTGGTAAATCCGGAGATTGTCGAACGGGAAGGAGGGGCGATCATGCGGGAGGGGTGCATGAGCGTGCCGGATTACACCGGCGACGTGGAGCGGGCTACCCGGATCAGGCTCCGCTTCCGGACAGCGGACGGCTCGGAGCAGGAGATCGAGGCGAGTGGTTTCGAGGCGGTGGCGATCCAGCATGAGATGGATCACCTGGACGGGGTACTCTTCCTGGACCGGATCGTATCGCTGAAGACAGGGCTATTCCGGCGCAAAAACTACCGGTGA
- a CDS encoding phosphoglucomutase/phosphomannomutase family protein, with translation MQILFGTDGWRGVIAREFTFDNLSLVAQATMDYLHRHGLAGKGLVVGYDRRFLSREFAERVVEIACGNGLQVWLADAYAPTPAVSWAVRELGAGAGVMITASHNPPCYNGFKIKESFGGSARPSTTKELEELVAENMAQSRPVREEPLADALAAGHLVVFDAAAGYLAQLGRYIDLEKIRQAAIPVVVDPMFGAGCGFFPRLLPGIAEIHSEQNPAFGGQPPEPTEEHLTELASLVQAGGYRAGLALDGDADRIGAVDETGAFFSSHMIFTVLLRHLCERKGLSGGVVKTVSTTRMIDLLAEKFGLELFETPIGFKHICELMLEHDILMGGEESGGLGVKGHIPERDGILMGLLLLEAMAMTGKGLRQLLNETMDEIGHFFYRRIDLPIGQEAKAALIARLRDDAPVAIAGRAVAATNFRDGFKFIFSDGAWLLVRPSGTEPVLRLYSEANDPAVVEELLSAGRTLAGV, from the coding sequence GTGCAGATTCTCTTCGGAACCGATGGGTGGCGCGGTGTCATTGCCCGCGAATTCACTTTCGACAATCTTTCGCTGGTGGCCCAGGCCACCATGGATTATCTGCACCGGCATGGCCTGGCCGGCAAGGGGCTGGTGGTCGGCTACGACCGGCGCTTCCTCTCCCGCGAATTTGCCGAGCGGGTGGTAGAGATCGCCTGCGGCAACGGCCTGCAGGTCTGGCTGGCCGATGCCTATGCCCCGACCCCGGCGGTTTCATGGGCCGTCCGCGAGCTGGGGGCCGGTGCCGGCGTGATGATCACTGCCAGCCACAACCCTCCGTGCTACAACGGCTTCAAGATCAAGGAATCCTTCGGCGGCTCTGCTCGCCCCTCAACCACCAAGGAGCTGGAGGAGCTGGTTGCCGAGAATATGGCTCAGTCGCGGCCCGTCAGAGAAGAGCCGCTCGCGGACGCCCTGGCAGCGGGGCATCTGGTGGTGTTCGATGCCGCTGCCGGCTACCTTGCCCAGCTCGGCCGCTACATCGACCTGGAGAAAATCCGCCAGGCAGCGATCCCGGTGGTGGTCGACCCGATGTTCGGCGCCGGCTGCGGCTTCTTCCCCCGGCTGCTCCCCGGTATCGCCGAGATCCACAGCGAGCAGAACCCCGCCTTCGGCGGCCAGCCGCCCGAACCGACCGAAGAGCACCTGACCGAGCTGGCGTCCCTGGTGCAGGCAGGGGGCTATCGCGCGGGGCTGGCCCTGGACGGCGACGCCGACCGGATCGGCGCCGTGGACGAGACCGGCGCCTTCTTCTCCTCCCACATGATCTTCACGGTGCTCCTGCGGCATCTCTGCGAGCGTAAGGGGCTCTCCGGCGGGGTGGTGAAGACCGTTTCCACCACCAGGATGATCGACCTCCTGGCCGAAAAATTCGGCCTTGAGCTCTTCGAGACCCCCATCGGCTTCAAGCATATCTGCGAACTGATGCTGGAGCATGACATCCTGATGGGGGGGGAGGAATCGGGCGGACTCGGGGTCAAAGGGCATATCCCGGAGCGGGACGGTATCCTGATGGGACTGTTGCTCTTGGAGGCGATGGCCATGACCGGCAAGGGGCTGCGCCAGCTCCTGAATGAAACCATGGACGAGATCGGCCACTTCTTCTACCGGAGGATCGATCTTCCCATCGGTCAGGAGGCCAAGGCGGCGCTCATCGCCCGGTTGCGGGACGATGCACCGGTGGCAATCGCGGGACGCGCCGTGGCTGCCACCAACTTCCGTGACGGCTTCAAGTTCATCTTTAGCGACGGTGCCTGGCTCCTGGTCCGGCCTTCGGGGACCGAGCCGGTGCTCAGGCTCTACAGCGAGGCCAATGATCCTGCGGTGGTGGAGGAGTTGCTATCTGCAGGGAGGACCCTTGCGGGGGTGTGA
- the nadA gene encoding quinolinate synthase NadA yields MLRNIYYYRLIFVYDRTTAQTEETMEDRIKQEIRDLLKERNAVLLAHNYMRDEVQEIADLTGDSLGLSIEAARTESDVIVFCGVHFMAESAAILSPGKTVLLPRLDAGCPMADMVTVEELVALKERHPGVPVVTYVNSSAAVKAVSDICCTSANAQKVVASLPDREIIFVPDRNLGRYVARTSDKVFHFWDGYCPTHERLKAEDVRRRKQEYPDALFICHPECNPAVVDLADHVCSTTGMYDWCRQSPARRFIIGTEAGILYRLRADNPGKEFIQASPALICPNMKLTSLEDIRAAMISMEPVVTVAEDIRIPAKRSLDRMLAIPRD; encoded by the coding sequence ATGCTACGGAACATTTACTACTATCGCCTGATCTTCGTATACGACAGGACTACCGCTCAGACCGAGGAGACCATGGAAGACCGGATCAAGCAGGAGATCAGAGATCTGCTCAAGGAACGGAATGCCGTTCTGCTCGCCCACAACTACATGCGCGACGAGGTCCAGGAGATTGCCGACCTGACCGGCGATTCGCTGGGGCTTTCCATCGAGGCTGCCCGCACGGAGAGCGACGTCATCGTCTTCTGCGGGGTCCATTTCATGGCCGAATCGGCCGCCATCCTCTCCCCCGGCAAGACGGTGCTGCTGCCGCGGCTGGACGCCGGCTGCCCCATGGCGGACATGGTAACCGTGGAGGAGCTGGTCGCCCTCAAGGAGCGACACCCCGGCGTGCCGGTGGTCACCTACGTCAACTCCTCCGCCGCGGTCAAGGCGGTGAGCGACATCTGCTGTACCTCGGCCAACGCGCAGAAGGTGGTCGCCTCCCTCCCCGACCGGGAGATCATCTTTGTCCCGGACCGCAACCTGGGGCGCTACGTGGCCCGCACCTCAGACAAGGTCTTCCACTTCTGGGACGGCTACTGCCCCACCCATGAGCGGCTGAAGGCAGAGGATGTCCGCCGTCGGAAGCAAGAGTACCCCGACGCCCTCTTTATCTGCCACCCCGAATGCAACCCCGCGGTGGTTGACCTTGCCGACCATGTCTGTTCCACCACCGGCATGTACGACTGGTGCCGGCAGAGCCCGGCCCGCCGCTTCATCATCGGCACCGAGGCAGGCATCCTCTATCGCCTCCGGGCGGATAATCCGGGCAAGGAGTTCATCCAGGCTTCGCCCGCCCTCATCTGCCCCAACATGAAGCTGACCTCCCTGGAGGACATCCGCGCGGCCATGATCAGCATGGAACCGGTGGTCACCGTTGCCGAGGATATCCGCATCCCGGCAAAAAGGTCGCTGGACCGGATGCTGGCCATCCCGCGGGACTGA
- a CDS encoding gamma carbonic anhydrase family protein — MIKPFQGMHPRIDPSVFIAETAVIIGDVTIGPQSSIWYNVVARGDVNFIRIGARSNIQDLSMLHVTHRKDAGDPGAPLVIGDDVTVGHGVTLHGCTIGNGAFIGMQAIVMDKVFVGEGALVGARALVPEGTVIPPYTLWVGAPAKNKRNLTPDEIALLRKSPQNYVHYALQFIEDGLSALPPA; from the coding sequence ATGATCAAGCCCTTCCAGGGGATGCACCCCCGCATCGACCCGAGCGTCTTCATCGCCGAGACCGCCGTCATTATCGGCGACGTCACCATCGGTCCCCAGAGCAGCATCTGGTACAACGTGGTTGCACGCGGCGATGTGAACTTCATCCGGATCGGCGCCAGAAGCAACATCCAGGACCTCTCCATGCTCCATGTCACCCACCGCAAGGATGCCGGCGATCCGGGAGCGCCGCTGGTCATCGGCGACGACGTAACGGTCGGGCACGGAGTTACCCTCCATGGCTGCACCATCGGCAATGGCGCCTTCATCGGCATGCAGGCGATTGTCATGGACAAGGTGTTCGTGGGTGAAGGGGCTCTGGTGGGAGCACGGGCGCTGGTCCCCGAAGGGACCGTGATTCCGCCCTACACCCTCTGGGTCGGCGCACCGGCCAAGAACAAGCGCAACCTCACACCTGACGAAATCGCCTTGCTGCGGAAATCGCCGCAGAATTACGTGCACTATGCCCTCCAGTTCATCGAGGACGGGCTGTCCGCACTCCCCCCTGCCTAG
- a CDS encoding response regulator, whose translation MSEPIILLVEDNSDDEFLALRTLHKMGFNDVRVARDGREAITLLLGDEGSGALPRLENPRFVLLDLRLPKLDGLEVLRKLRSDGRTRTLPVYILTSSEDPHDKEVCRELGALGFLPKPLTVESFSAALDLSREPWGGSRHQLDDR comes from the coding sequence GTGTCTGAGCCGATCATTCTTCTGGTAGAGGACAATAGCGACGACGAGTTTCTGGCATTGAGGACCCTGCACAAGATGGGGTTCAACGATGTGCGCGTTGCCCGTGACGGGAGGGAGGCGATCACCCTGCTGCTGGGAGACGAGGGGTCGGGGGCTTTGCCGCGGCTGGAGAATCCGCGTTTTGTTCTGCTGGACCTGCGCCTGCCGAAGCTTGACGGGCTCGAAGTCCTCCGGAAACTGCGCAGCGATGGACGAACCCGAACCCTGCCGGTCTATATCCTGACCTCGTCGGAAGACCCCCACGACAAGGAGGTCTGCCGCGAGCTGGGAGCCCTGGGCTTTCTTCCCAAGCCGCTCACGGTGGAATCCTTCAGCGCGGCACTGGATCTCTCGCGCGAGCCATGGGGTGGGAGCCGACACCAGCTCGATGATCGGTGA
- a CDS encoding HAMP domain-containing protein produces the protein MTFRLRILAAFLLFFILTTISIIVYYYQTTTQNEQRHAMAQLQGNAVRALSDMERFIDERQVEVAAIATARVWFDNSSLEYMNQRLTQYRDITKVYERISLVDLEGVVKADSDGLDIGKELDCQCMNEALRQTSGHEVEFSGDQHVGSVHIYRLVFNLQEKPTGVLIARVPLIRLSELVRGFDFYQQEGMPTLKVEMIGSDGLLLYSNTGEKGVNRLVDGWPELKGYLADIDARRENDLTVETPEQITLIATRGKDRSGQGAPWFLRIEAPKKLLFSEAWLHGREMVIFALLMTLLSATLVWFTASSMILPLEDLARHARALGRGDFSKIGLLPQRSDEFGQLMESFRSMAQRLQKTLDEFRQSEEKFRTVADFTSGWEYWIAPDGSFKYISPACKRLTGYAPEELLADARLLERIIHPDDRASFMKHYTDSLAATVPADAHDELEFRIVTREGETRCIGHVCRPIIGSEGEYLGRRASNRDITERKQAEQEIQRLNEELEHLVLQRTQELEKTSHELAEFCYAISHELRAPIARIQGFSTALLEECEGQADRSRCYYVERIARSSTQLRTVIDAILMLSRLSRAEIHCQQVNLSAMAEQLAGEFRGAEHERRLQFVITPDLTVKGDPVLLRICLENLLGNAVKYTWKIDDARIEVGREFQQETPVYFIRDNGVGFDMAYIDKLFIPFQRLHRMEDYPGTGIGLVTVARIVERHGGRIWAESREGAGAVFYFTLGVAGGSCA, from the coding sequence ATGACCTTTCGTCTCCGTATTCTCGCCGCATTCCTGCTCTTCTTTATCCTTACGACCATCTCCATCATCGTATATTATTACCAGACAACCACGCAGAACGAACAGCGTCACGCCATGGCGCAGCTCCAGGGAAATGCCGTCCGGGCGCTTTCGGACATGGAGCGGTTTATCGACGAGCGCCAGGTCGAGGTTGCGGCCATTGCCACGGCACGGGTCTGGTTCGACAACTCGTCGCTTGAGTACATGAACCAGAGGCTTACCCAATATCGGGACATTACCAAGGTATACGAGCGGATCTCCCTAGTGGACCTGGAGGGGGTCGTCAAAGCGGATTCGGACGGCCTGGATATCGGAAAAGAGCTGGACTGCCAGTGCATGAACGAGGCGTTGCGGCAGACTTCCGGCCATGAGGTGGAATTTTCCGGCGACCAGCATGTCGGGTCGGTCCATATTTACCGGCTGGTGTTCAATCTGCAGGAGAAGCCGACGGGAGTGCTGATCGCCCGCGTGCCGCTCATCCGGCTCAGCGAATTGGTGCGGGGATTCGACTTCTACCAGCAGGAGGGCATGCCCACCCTGAAGGTGGAGATGATCGGTAGCGATGGTCTGCTCCTCTATTCGAATACCGGCGAAAAAGGGGTGAACCGGTTGGTGGATGGCTGGCCCGAACTGAAGGGATACCTGGCAGATATTGATGCCAGGCGGGAAAACGACCTGACCGTGGAAACCCCTGAACAGATCACACTCATTGCCACCAGGGGGAAAGATCGTTCGGGCCAGGGGGCGCCGTGGTTTCTCAGGATAGAGGCGCCAAAGAAGCTACTTTTCAGCGAGGCGTGGCTCCATGGCAGGGAAATGGTCATATTTGCCCTGCTCATGACCCTGCTTTCCGCTACCCTGGTCTGGTTTACCGCCTCCAGCATGATCCTCCCCCTTGAGGATCTGGCGCGGCATGCACGGGCGCTCGGCCGCGGGGATTTTTCCAAGATCGGCCTTCTACCGCAACGCTCCGATGAATTCGGGCAGCTTATGGAAAGCTTCCGGAGCATGGCGCAGAGGCTGCAAAAGACCCTTGACGAATTCCGCCAGAGCGAAGAAAAATTCAGGACCGTGGCGGATTTCACCAGTGGCTGGGAATACTGGATAGCACCCGACGGGAGCTTCAAGTACATATCGCCCGCATGCAAGAGGCTTACGGGATACGCCCCGGAGGAGCTGCTGGCAGATGCACGGCTGCTCGAACGGATCATTCATCCCGACGACAGGGCCTCTTTCATGAAGCACTACACCGACTCGCTGGCAGCCACGGTTCCTGCCGATGCCCATGACGAGCTGGAATTCCGCATCGTCACCAGGGAAGGGGAGACGCGCTGCATCGGGCATGTCTGCCGGCCCATCATCGGCAGCGAGGGGGAATATCTCGGCCGCCGGGCCTCGAACCGCGACATTACGGAACGGAAGCAGGCCGAACAGGAGATCCAACGGCTGAACGAGGAATTGGAGCATCTGGTGCTGCAGCGTACGCAGGAGCTGGAAAAAACCAGCCATGAACTGGCAGAGTTCTGCTATGCTATTTCCCATGAGCTGCGTGCCCCGATTGCGCGGATTCAGGGCTTCAGCACCGCACTCCTGGAGGAATGCGAAGGGCAGGCGGACCGGAGCCGCTGCTACTACGTGGAACGGATAGCCAGGTCGAGCACGCAGCTCAGGACGGTGATCGATGCCATCCTCATGTTGAGCAGGCTTTCCCGCGCCGAGATCCACTGCCAGCAAGTGAACCTGTCCGCCATGGCGGAACAGCTGGCCGGAGAGTTCCGCGGTGCAGAGCATGAGCGGCGCCTGCAGTTCGTCATTACGCCGGATCTCACGGTCAAAGGCGACCCGGTGCTCCTCAGGATCTGCCTGGAAAACCTGTTGGGGAATGCCGTCAAGTACACCTGGAAGATCGATGACGCGCGCATCGAGGTCGGCAGGGAATTCCAGCAGGAGACGCCGGTCTACTTCATCCGGGACAACGGGGTCGGCTTCGATATGGCCTACATCGACAAGCTGTTTATCCCGTTCCAGCGGCTGCACCGGATGGAGGACTATCCCGGAACGGGGATCGGCCTGGTCACGGTGGCACGGATCGTGGAAAGGCATGGCGGGAGGATCTGGGCGGAATCCCGTGAAGGGGCCGGAGCGGTATTCTATTTCACGCTGGGAGTTGCAGGGGGTTCGTGTGCCTGA
- a CDS encoding PAS domain S-box protein — protein METAHRGMNGTGEVRLKGCVLGVLFGLLGFAANGFNLELYHGIDFLFGSIFVMLAVGWFGMVPGLIAGMISASFTVMHWHHPWALVVFSCEALTVGWLHQRRGKDLVIADTLFWFVAGIPLSWLLYRSMLQMSLEQVAFIVSKQAVNGIFNALLAAVILAFFRVRSTLKGTATGTATYLRSFLFIVILSLLLIPALCFMAIDTRYDISAKETETLLRMNHYAETVRDMVDERIAEQRKGVREGGTVTSQVAAAMGLGFLDSKLSSYAAKRGVLITVVDGRANVVLSTAGGRTRGERYDPKKDREIALLPHGVNLVTPRAMLGESAFARFQKSIYLKEAPLENGTDWSILIEAPLAPLFVAIRNEVISRFLMMLLLVIFAGAISQVLSRALSRPLMDVAELTTALPQKIIAHEVLTWPRVAFHELEVLLGNISQMAESLRSYLAGLEEAKATLESRVAERTHDLEESERTYREFAEFLPQTVFETDREGRLTFVNRHALELFGFSEEELYQGLWTFDMLASGDRERAREIFRFILGGNSGMETGREYLARRKDGSTFPVIVYASPVTHEGEVTGVRGMLIDISERYKAEDEVRRLNEELELIVSERSAALDYTNRELEGFCYAISHELRAPIARLQGFCEVLKDECTDEADGFKLFYAERINIAGQQLRQVIDAILLLSRLSRTEIVREEIDISALAEDIMHNIMLSEPGRKVQFLIEPGLTAQGDEQLLAICLGNLLGNAMKYSSRKELSVIEFGRTSDDGVTAFFVRDNGAGFDMAYADKLFKPFSRLHGPDEFLGTGIGLATVQRIVERHNGRIWAVGTPDEGATFYFTLG, from the coding sequence ATGGAAACGGCACATCGAGGTATGAACGGGACCGGAGAGGTGAGGCTCAAGGGCTGCGTGCTGGGGGTGCTGTTCGGACTGCTCGGTTTTGCGGCAAACGGGTTCAACCTTGAACTGTACCATGGGATAGATTTTCTCTTCGGCTCGATCTTTGTCATGCTGGCAGTCGGATGGTTCGGCATGGTGCCGGGCCTCATTGCCGGCATGATTTCCGCCTCCTTTACGGTCATGCACTGGCACCATCCCTGGGCTCTGGTCGTCTTTTCCTGCGAGGCGCTGACAGTGGGGTGGCTGCACCAGCGCCGCGGCAAGGACCTCGTCATTGCCGACACACTCTTCTGGTTCGTTGCCGGGATACCGCTTTCGTGGCTCCTCTACCGCAGCATGCTCCAGATGTCGCTGGAACAGGTGGCGTTCATTGTTTCCAAGCAGGCAGTCAACGGCATCTTCAATGCCCTCCTGGCAGCCGTCATCCTTGCCTTCTTCCGGGTCCGTTCGACGCTGAAGGGGACGGCAACCGGCACGGCGACGTATCTTCGCAGCTTTCTGTTCATCGTGATACTCTCCCTCCTCCTGATTCCCGCACTCTGCTTCATGGCCATCGATACCCGCTACGACATCAGTGCCAAGGAAACGGAAACGCTGCTTCGCATGAACCATTATGCCGAAACGGTGCGGGACATGGTTGACGAACGGATTGCTGAGCAACGGAAGGGGGTGCGGGAGGGGGGAACGGTCACAAGCCAGGTTGCGGCAGCCATGGGCCTGGGGTTTCTCGACAGCAAGCTGTCCAGCTATGCCGCGAAACGGGGTGTGCTGATCACGGTCGTGGATGGGCGGGCAAACGTTGTCCTTTCCACCGCAGGGGGGAGAACACGGGGAGAACGATACGATCCGAAAAAAGATCGGGAGATTGCACTCCTTCCGCATGGGGTCAATCTGGTCACGCCAAGGGCCATGCTCGGGGAGAGCGCCTTTGCGCGGTTTCAGAAGTCTATCTACCTGAAAGAGGCACCCCTGGAGAACGGGACGGACTGGTCGATCCTGATAGAAGCGCCCCTTGCCCCGCTCTTCGTGGCCATTCGGAATGAAGTGATCAGCAGATTCCTGATGATGCTCCTGCTGGTGATCTTTGCCGGCGCCATCTCGCAGGTGCTGAGCAGGGCGCTTTCACGACCGCTCATGGATGTTGCGGAACTCACCACGGCACTGCCCCAGAAGATCATTGCCCATGAGGTACTGACATGGCCGCGGGTGGCATTCCACGAGCTGGAAGTGCTGTTGGGCAATATCTCGCAGATGGCTGAGAGCCTGCGCAGCTATCTTGCCGGTCTTGAGGAGGCAAAGGCTACCCTGGAGTCCCGTGTTGCCGAACGGACCCACGATCTGGAGGAGAGTGAGCGGACCTACCGGGAATTTGCCGAGTTTCTCCCCCAGACGGTCTTTGAGACCGACAGGGAAGGGAGGCTCACTTTTGTCAACCGCCACGCACTGGAGCTGTTCGGGTTTTCAGAAGAAGAGCTTTACCAAGGGCTCTGGACCTTCGATATGCTCGCCTCCGGGGACCGTGAGCGCGCACGGGAAATTTTCAGGTTTATCCTTGGTGGTAATTCCGGCATGGAGACCGGCCGTGAATATCTGGCCCGGCGCAAGGACGGGAGCACCTTCCCGGTTATCGTCTATGCATCGCCGGTGACTCACGAAGGGGAGGTGACCGGTGTGCGCGGCATGCTCATTGATATTTCAGAACGCTACAAGGCCGAGGACGAGGTGCGCAGGCTCAACGAGGAGCTTGAGCTGATCGTGTCGGAGCGGAGTGCTGCCCTGGATTACACCAACCGGGAGCTCGAAGGGTTCTGTTATGCCATATCACATGAGCTTCGCGCCCCGATAGCCCGGCTGCAGGGGTTCTGCGAAGTCTTGAAGGACGAGTGCACCGATGAGGCGGATGGCTTCAAGCTGTTCTATGCCGAACGGATCAATATTGCCGGGCAGCAGCTCAGGCAGGTTATCGACGCGATTCTCCTTCTATCCCGGTTGTCCAGGACGGAAATCGTCCGGGAGGAGATCGACATCTCTGCACTGGCAGAGGACATCATGCACAACATTATGCTCTCCGAACCGGGCCGCAAGGTGCAGTTCCTGATCGAGCCGGGTTTGACGGCGCAGGGTGACGAGCAACTGCTGGCGATCTGTCTGGGAAATCTCCTGGGCAATGCCATGAAATACAGTTCCCGCAAGGAACTGAGTGTCATCGAATTCGGCAGGACGTCCGACGACGGAGTAACCGCCTTCTTTGTTCGCGACAATGGGGCAGGTTTCGACATGGCGTATGCCGACAAGCTGTTCAAGCCGTTCTCCCGGCTGCACGGGCCGGACGAATTCCTGGGCACCGGCATTGGCCTGGCCACGGTACAGCGCATCGTCGAGCGGCATAACGGCCGGATCTGGGCCGTTGGCACCCCCGACGAGGGTGCAACCTTCTACTTCACCCTCGGTTGA
- a CDS encoding heterodisulfide reductase subunit F produces the protein MCDHSKNIYKPHLATIEAIRDETPDIRSFRLVFQDEELRNSFSFRAGQFAEYSAFGYGESTFCIASSPTRKGYIECCFRAVGRVTDALRRLEVGDAIGVRGPYGNSFPIEQFEGKNLVFVAGGIALPPLRTLIWNCLDLRERFGEITIVYGARSEDDLVYKHELKEWEARPDVRLVKTVDPGGNGPAWDGRVGFVPTILEEAAPSAANTIALVCGPPIMIKFTLPVLEKLGFSDEQIYTTLENRMKCGLGKCGRCNVGNVYVCKDGPVFTAAQVKAMPQEF, from the coding sequence ATGTGCGATCACAGCAAGAACATCTACAAGCCCCATCTCGCCACCATCGAGGCGATCCGCGACGAGACCCCGGATATCCGCTCCTTCCGCCTGGTGTTCCAGGATGAAGAGCTGCGGAACAGCTTCTCTTTCCGGGCCGGCCAGTTTGCCGAGTATTCGGCTTTCGGTTATGGCGAGTCGACCTTCTGCATCGCCTCTTCCCCCACGCGGAAAGGGTACATCGAGTGCTGCTTCCGTGCCGTTGGCAGGGTAACCGATGCCCTGCGCCGTCTGGAGGTGGGAGATGCCATCGGTGTGCGCGGCCCCTATGGCAACTCCTTTCCCATCGAGCAGTTCGAGGGGAAAAACCTGGTCTTTGTCGCCGGGGGGATTGCCCTGCCGCCGCTCCGGACCCTGATCTGGAACTGCCTCGACCTGCGGGAGCGGTTCGGCGAGATCACCATTGTCTATGGTGCCCGCTCCGAGGATGATCTGGTCTACAAGCATGAACTGAAGGAATGGGAGGCACGGCCGGACGTCAGGCTCGTCAAGACCGTCGATCCCGGCGGCAACGGTCCGGCCTGGGACGGCAGGGTCGGCTTCGTCCCGACCATCCTGGAAGAGGCTGCCCCCAGCGCGGCTAACACCATCGCCCTGGTCTGCGGCCCGCCGATCATGATCAAGTTCACCCTGCCGGTCCTTGAGAAGCTCGGCTTTTCCGACGAACAGATCTATACCACCCTGGAAAACCGCATGAAGTGCGGTCTGGGCAAGTGCGGCCGCTGCAATGTCGGCAATGTCTATGTCTGCAAGGACGGCCCGGTCTTCACCGCCGCCCAGGTCAAGGCCATGCCCCAGGAGTTCTGA
- a CDS encoding heterodisulfide reductase subunit A encodes MPKTITEQNLNSLIDALVQDGTRVVGPKRAGTMTVYEPLSAGVELSLAEMPRRSAKEVFFPVCENILSFQRTEQGTTVTDVDVCTFPETVLVGARPCDAAAAPVLDAVFSWDYRDEFFLERRKKTTVIGVACTKCDDACFCTAVGLSPAETRGSDLFLTPLAGGGYVCQVVTDKGEALVDQHSQLFADTPSATPQPLAEPAAGQFDLKRIKAWLDNHFESPFWVGISERCAGCGACAFLCPACHCFDINDEGTEKEGHRRKHWDACAFGKFTNHASGHNPRDAQPERYRNRIMHKFKYYDDKFGQTLCTGCGRCIRACPVGIDIAAILDEIQKQ; translated from the coding sequence ATGCCAAAAACCATAACTGAACAGAATCTCAACAGTCTCATTGATGCGCTGGTGCAGGATGGCACCCGGGTGGTCGGTCCGAAGCGGGCCGGCACCATGACCGTCTACGAGCCTCTTTCCGCGGGGGTGGAACTCTCCCTGGCGGAGATGCCCCGGCGTTCCGCCAAGGAAGTCTTCTTCCCGGTCTGCGAGAACATCCTTTCCTTCCAGCGCACCGAGCAGGGGACGACGGTGACGGATGTGGACGTCTGCACCTTTCCCGAGACCGTGCTGGTGGGTGCCCGCCCCTGCGATGCCGCGGCGGCTCCGGTGCTGGATGCGGTCTTCTCCTGGGACTACCGGGACGAGTTCTTCCTGGAGCGACGGAAAAAGACCACGGTCATCGGCGTTGCCTGCACGAAGTGCGATGACGCCTGCTTCTGTACCGCTGTCGGGCTCTCCCCGGCAGAGACCAGGGGGAGCGACCTCTTCCTTACCCCGCTGGCAGGTGGGGGGTATGTCTGCCAGGTAGTGACTGACAAGGGTGAGGCGCTGGTCGACCAACATTCGCAGCTCTTTGCCGATACCCCCTCGGCTACGCCGCAGCCGCTGGCCGAGCCCGCAGCGGGTCAGTTCGATCTGAAGCGGATCAAGGCGTGGCTCGACAATCACTTCGAATCGCCCTTCTGGGTCGGCATCTCCGAGCGGTGTGCCGGCTGCGGCGCCTGTGCATTCCTCTGCCCGGCCTGCCACTGCTTCGATATCAACGACGAGGGGACGGAGAAGGAGGGGCATCGCCGCAAGCACTGGGATGCCTGCGCCTTCGGCAAGTTCACCAACCATGCCTCCGGCCACAACCCCCGCGACGCACAGCCCGAGCGCTACCGGAACCGGATCATGCACAAGTTCAAGTATTACGACGACAAGTTCGGCCAGACACTCTGCACCGGTTGCGGCCGCTGCATCCGGGCCTGCCCGGTCGGCATCGACATCGCCGCGATCCTGGACGAGATACAAAAACAATAA